The following coding sequences lie in one beta proteobacterium CB genomic window:
- a CDS encoding Haloacid dehalogenase, type II, whose translation MYKLVAFDAYGTLFDVYSMGQLAEELFPGHGQAFALMWRDRQIEYTRLVTMSDPNPNGSKYYLPFWELTIRSLRYVCKRMSLNLSPEYEKRLMDQYAKLTGFDDSLSVLKAIKAKGISTAILSNGSREMLATVVESNGLNPYLDKVVTIEDIRLFKTAPQAYELLLKAFPVKKEEILFVSSNAWDALAAKWFGFDVFWVNRLNHPFEEIGEMPNYEGDSLSKVLKVI comes from the coding sequence ATGTATAAACTCGTAGCCTTTGATGCTTATGGAACTTTATTTGATGTCTATTCCATGGGGCAGTTGGCAGAAGAATTATTTCCAGGTCATGGGCAGGCTTTTGCTTTGATGTGGCGTGACCGCCAAATCGAATACACCCGCTTGGTAACTATGAGCGACCCTAATCCGAATGGTAGTAAGTACTATCTTCCATTTTGGGAATTAACTATTCGCTCGTTGAGGTATGTGTGTAAGCGTATGAGCTTAAACCTTTCCCCAGAATATGAGAAGCGACTGATGGATCAGTATGCCAAGCTCACTGGGTTTGACGACAGTCTGAGTGTGCTCAAGGCAATTAAGGCAAAAGGTATTTCAACTGCTATTTTGTCGAACGGCAGTAGGGAGATGTTAGCTACAGTAGTGGAGAGTAATGGTTTAAATCCCTATCTCGATAAAGTGGTAACCATTGAAGATATTCGCCTATTTAAAACCGCCCCACAAGCCTACGAACTTTTGCTTAAAGCGTTTCCGGTCAAGAAAGAGGAGATACTATTTGTATCAAGTAATGCTTGGGATGCTCTAGCGGCCAAGTGGTTCGGCTTCGACGTGTTTTGGGTTAATCGCTTGAATCATCCTTTTGAAGAGATTGGTGA